From the genome of bacterium:
AGCGGGCAGATTATCAGGAGGCAAAAGCATTGACCTTGTATCTGTATTTGAAGCTGTAGGTGCATTTTCAAATAATATGATAAGTGAAACGGAATTAGAAGAATATGAAGAGAATGCATGCCCCGGGTGCGGATCATGCTCCGGACTTTTTACAGCAAACTCCATGAACTGCCTGCTTGAAGTTCTCGGCCTTGCACTTCCGGGAAACGGGACTATTCTCGCAGATTCAGAAGAGAGAAGAGAGCTTGTACGGCTTGCAGGTCAAAAAATAGTCGGCCTTGTTAAAAGAAATCTGCTTCCGGGAGATATTGTAACAAAAGAGACAATTGACAACTGCTTCTCTCTTGACTTTGCTATGGGAGGAAGTACCAATACTGTACTGCATCTTCTATCAATTGCAAAGGAAGCCGGAATAGATTACAGTCTGAACAATCTCAATGAAATTTCTGCACAAACACCTATACTATGTAAAATTTCTCCTTCATCACCCTATCACATGGAAGACTTTAACAAAGCCGGCGGTGTAAGTGCACTTATGAATGAGCTGAGCAGAGTTTCTGATTTCTTAAATTTAAATCAGCTCACTGTTACAGGAACAACTATCGGAGAGAATATTAAAGGTTCAAAAATAGCTGATCCGAATGTGATAAGGAGTGCAGAAGAACCTTATGACATTACAGGCGGGCTTGCTGTTCTTTTCGGAAATATTGCGCCTGAAGGGTCCCTTGTTAAAACAGCGGGAATCGGCCCCTCAATGATGGTTCACAGAGGGCCTGCAAAAGTGTTTGATTCCATGGAAGATTCAATAGAAGGGCTGCATTCCGGAAAGATAAAAGAAGGGGATGTTATAGTTATCAGGTATGAAGGCCCCAAAGGCGGGCCCGGAATGCAGGAGATGCTTGAGCCCACCTCTCTTGTTATGGGCCTGGGGTTGGGCGATTCGGTTGCTTTGATAACTGACGGGCGTTTTTCAGGAGGGACACGGGGAGCCTGTATTGGGCATGTTGCACCGGAAGCTGCAGCAGGAGGATTAATTGCATTATTAAAAGACGGAGATATTATTTCAATAGATATTCATAAAAGAAGAGTGGATGCGGAGCTTACTGATGAGGAAATACAAAGAAGAAAAGGGTCATGGAAACGGCCTGACAGCAGAGTTAAATCAGGCTGGCTGCAAAG
Proteins encoded in this window:
- the ilvD gene encoding dihydroxy-acid dehydratase; the protein is MKYSLPSREIIADSVETIANAHKLDGLLCLPNCDKIVPGMVMGSLRVNIPTIFVSGGPMRAGRLSGGKSIDLVSVFEAVGAFSNNMISETELEEYEENACPGCGSCSGLFTANSMNCLLEVLGLALPGNGTILADSEERRELVRLAGQKIVGLVKRNLLPGDIVTKETIDNCFSLDFAMGGSTNTVLHLLSIAKEAGIDYSLNNLNEISAQTPILCKISPSSPYHMEDFNKAGGVSALMNELSRVSDFLNLNQLTVTGTTIGENIKGSKIADPNVIRSAEEPYDITGGLAVLFGNIAPEGSLVKTAGIGPSMMVHRGPAKVFDSMEDSIEGLHSGKIKEGDVIVIRYEGPKGGPGMQEMLEPTSLVMGLGLGDSVALITDGRFSGGTRGACIGHVAPEAAAGGLIALLKDGDIISIDIHKRRVDAELTDEEIQRRKGSWKRPDSRVKSGWLQRYSSMVSSASKGAVLSMERELL